Proteins encoded in a region of the Chelonoidis abingdonii isolate Lonesome George chromosome 2, CheloAbing_2.0, whole genome shotgun sequence genome:
- the LOC116820744 gene encoding oxaloacetate tautomerase fahd2, mitochondrial-like isoform X1, with protein MTCSRSFVSLPQDLMLVLVLRALPVSLRLSWRLSGCTSWGGTESRGVSYLAGAMRLVQFQTGSDGPRIGLEERDGGNVIDLNAFDPSLPRRMREFLEVGDAALAIARRAQESGQHILPRAQVNLLAPIPNPGKVICVGLNYADHCLEQNVKIPEEPIIFSKFPSSVTGPYDEIIHPAESQEVDWEVELAFVIGKKGTHIKESAAMDHIVGFMVANDVTARDWQMKRNGMQWILGKSFDTFCPLGPAIVTKDCVPDPHKLGIRCKVNGELVQDSNTSQMIFKTQALVAWVSQFITLYPGDVFLTGTPPGTGVFQKPPVFLKRGDVVQCEIDQLGALLNKVI; from the exons ATGACTTGTTCACGCTCGTTCGTCTCTCTCCCGCAGGATCTGATGCTGGTGTTGGTCCTAAGAGCCCTTCCAGTGAGTCTGAGACTGAGCTGGAGGCTGTCCGGCTGCACGAGCTGGGGCGGGACAGAGTCCAGGGGCGTTTCCTATCTAGCTGGGGCTATGAGGTTGGTCCAGTTTCAGACCGGCTCAGATGGGCCCAGGATTGGGCTGGAGGAGAGAGATGGAGGCAACGTGATTGATTTAAATGCTTTcgacccctccctgcccaggaggATGAGAGAGTTCCTGGAGGTAGGGGATGCAGCACTGGCCATAGCGAGAAG GGCTCAGGAGTCTGGCCAGCACATCCTGCCACGTGCTCAGGTGAACCTCCTGGCCCCCATACCCAATCCGGGGAAGGTGATCTGCGTGGGGCTGAACTACGCAGACCACTGCCTGGAGCAGAACGTGAAAATCCCCGAGGAGCCCATCATCTTCAGCAAGTTTCCCAGCTCCGTCACTGGCCCCTACGACGAGATCATCCACCCAGCCGAGAGCCAA GAAGTTGACTGGGAGGTGGAGCTGGCCTTTGTCATTGGGAAGAAAGGGACGCACATCAAG GAGTCAGCTGCGATGGATCACATCGTGGGATTCATGGTTGCCAATGACGTCACCGCCAGGGACTGGCAGATGAAGAGGAATGGGATGCAGTGGATCCTGGGGAAATCCTTTGACACCTTCTGCCCCTTGGGCCCTGCCATTGTCACCAAGGACTGTGTGCCAG acCCTCACAAGCTGGGAATCCGCTGCAAAGTGAACGGGGAGCTCGTCCAGGACAGCAACACCAGCCAGATGATCTTCAAAACGCAGGCGCTGGTCGCGTGGGTCTCCCA GTTCATCACGCTGTACCCAGGAGATGTCTTCCTCACCGGGACCCCCCCTGGCACTGGAGTTTTCCAGAAGCCCCCCGTGTTCCTGAAG AGAGGAGATGTGGTGCAGTGTGAAATTGACCAGCTGGGAGCCCTCCTAAACAAGGTCATTTGA
- the LOC116820744 gene encoding oxaloacetate tautomerase fahd2, mitochondrial-like isoform X2 encodes MTCSRSFVSLPQDLMLVLVLRALPVSLRLSWRLSGCTSWGGTESRGVSYLAGAMRLVQFQTGSDGPRIGLEERDGGNVIDLNAFDPSLPRRMREFLEVGDAALAIARRAQESGQHILPRAQVNLLAPIPNPGKVICVGLNYADHCLEQNVKIPEEPIIFSKFPSSVTGPYDEIIHPAESQEVDWEVELAFVIGKKGTHIKESAAMDHIVGFMVANDVTARDWQMKRNGMQWILGKSFDTFCPLGPAIVTKDCVPGSSRCTQEMSSSPGPPLALEFSRSPPCS; translated from the exons ATGACTTGTTCACGCTCGTTCGTCTCTCTCCCGCAGGATCTGATGCTGGTGTTGGTCCTAAGAGCCCTTCCAGTGAGTCTGAGACTGAGCTGGAGGCTGTCCGGCTGCACGAGCTGGGGCGGGACAGAGTCCAGGGGCGTTTCCTATCTAGCTGGGGCTATGAGGTTGGTCCAGTTTCAGACCGGCTCAGATGGGCCCAGGATTGGGCTGGAGGAGAGAGATGGAGGCAACGTGATTGATTTAAATGCTTTcgacccctccctgcccaggaggATGAGAGAGTTCCTGGAGGTAGGGGATGCAGCACTGGCCATAGCGAGAAG GGCTCAGGAGTCTGGCCAGCACATCCTGCCACGTGCTCAGGTGAACCTCCTGGCCCCCATACCCAATCCGGGGAAGGTGATCTGCGTGGGGCTGAACTACGCAGACCACTGCCTGGAGCAGAACGTGAAAATCCCCGAGGAGCCCATCATCTTCAGCAAGTTTCCCAGCTCCGTCACTGGCCCCTACGACGAGATCATCCACCCAGCCGAGAGCCAA GAAGTTGACTGGGAGGTGGAGCTGGCCTTTGTCATTGGGAAGAAAGGGACGCACATCAAG GAGTCAGCTGCGATGGATCACATCGTGGGATTCATGGTTGCCAATGACGTCACCGCCAGGGACTGGCAGATGAAGAGGAATGGGATGCAGTGGATCCTGGGGAAATCCTTTGACACCTTCTGCCCCTTGGGCCCTGCCATTGTCACCAAGGACTGTGTGCCAG GTTCATCACGCTGTACCCAGGAGATGTCTTCCTCACCGGGACCCCCCCTGGCACTGGAGTTTTCCAGAAGCCCCCCGTGTTCCTGA
- the KCNIP3 gene encoding calsenilin isoform X3, giving the protein MGCFSGVPCFPGLVDLYDSCAQWVCVLLSFGLSDTSDSDLELSSIRHQPEGLEQLQELTKFTKKELQSLYRGFKNECPSGLVDEDTFKLIYAQFFPQGDASMYAHFLFNAFDVDRNGAICFENFVVGLSILLRGTVHEKLNWAFNLYDINKDGYITKEEMLAIMKSIYNMMGRYTYPIVRDDAPIEHVEKFFQKMDRNRDGVVTIEEFLETCQKDENIMSSMQLFENVI; this is encoded by the exons ATGGGATGCTTCTCGGGAGTCCCCTGCTTCCCTGGACTGGTGGATCTATATGACTCCTGTGCACAGTGGGTCTGTGTATTGCTGTCCTTTGGCCTGAGTG ACACCAGTGACAGCGACCTCGAACTTTCATCCATCCGGCACCAGCCAGAAGGGCtagagcagctgcaggagctgacCAAATTCACCAAGAAGGAGCTGCAGTCCCTGTACAGGGGCTTCAAGAAC GAATGCCCCAGCGGCCTGGTAGACGAAGACACCTTCAAGCTGATCTATGCTCAGTTCTTCCCTCAGGGAG ACGCCAGCATGTACGCCCACTTCCTGTTCAATGCCTTTGATGTAGACCGGAACGGAGCCATCTGCTTTGAG AATTTCGTCGTCGGCCTCTCTATCTTGCTCCGTGGGACTGTGCACGAAAAGTTGAACTGGGCTTTTAACCTCTACGATATTAACAAGGACGGCTACATCACCAAGGAG GAGATGCTGGCGATCATGAAGTCCATTTACAACATGATGGGCCGCTACACGTACCCGATCGTCAGGGACGATGCCCCCATAGAGCATGTGGAGAAGTTCTTCCAG AAAATGGACAGAAATCGGGACGGCGTGGTGACAATCGAGGAGTTTTTAGAAACCTGTCAAAAG gaCGAGAACATCATGAGCTCCATGCAGCTGTTCGAGAATGTGATCTAG